One stretch of Prunus persica cultivar Lovell chromosome G1, Prunus_persica_NCBIv2, whole genome shotgun sequence DNA includes these proteins:
- the LOC18789470 gene encoding tRNA (cytosine(38)-C(5))-methyltransferase, which produces MEKGLGKQGDEPWRVLEFYSGIGGMRYSLMKAGVNAKVVEAFDINDTANDVYQHNFGHRPYQGNIQSLTAADLDRYGADAWLLSPPCQPYTRQGLQKQSGDARAFSFLNILELIPHTSQPPIMLFVENVVGFETSDTHTKMIEILGRTNFITQEFILSPLQFGVPYSRPRYFCLAKRKPSTFQSQLFNNQLLQSPGPLFRHTNTVETLFCELDEPQESWDRLLESCESIESFLEFKNCSDQSESNFVDTTTVSTDSDEVLDEGNEYCSGGLDQYAVPLSLIERWGSAMDIVYPDSKRCCCFTKSYYRYVKGTGSLLATLQPNNEDKASSLKEQCLRYFTPREVANLHSLPEDFQFPQQISLRQRYALLGNSLSIAVVAPLLQYLFSESS; this is translated from the exons ATGGAAAAGGGTTTAGGCAAGCAGGGAGACGAGCCATGGAGGGTCCTCGAGTTCTACAGCGGTATTGGTGGCATG AGGTACTCGCTGATGAAGGCTGGAGTGAATGCCAAAGTTGTGGAAGCATTCGACATCAACGACACAGCTAACGATGTTTACCAGCACAATTTCGGCCACCGTCCCTATCAg GGTAATATCCAGAGCCTTACTGCTGCCGATCTCGACAGGTATGGAGCGGATGCATGGCTTCTTTCTCCTCCTTGTCAACCTTACACACGACAAG GTCTCCAAAAGCAATCTGGTGATGCTCGGgctttttcatttctcaacATTCTTGAGTTGATACCACACACTTCGCAACCTCCAATAATGTTATTTGTGGAAAATGTTGTTGGATTTGAG ACGTCTGATACGCATACGAAAATGATAGAGATATTGGGAAGAACTAATTTTATTACGCAGGAGTTCATTTTAAGTCCGTTACAGTTTGGTGTGCCATATTCCAGGCCACGCTATTTTTGCCTG GCAAAGAGGAAACCTTCAACCTTTCAGAGTCAACTTTTCAATAATCAGCTTCTTCAGTCCCCAGGGCCATTATTTAGGCATACAAATACTGTGGAGACACTGTTCTGTGAACTTGATGAACCACAAGAGAGCTGGGATAGGTTGCTTGAATCTTGTGAGTCTATAGAAAGCTTCCTTGAATTCAAGAATTGCAGTGACCAATCAGAGTCCAATTTTGTGGACACCACTACTGTATCTACAGATAGTGATGAAGTTTTGGATGAAGGGAATGAATATTGTAGCGGTGGCCTAGATCAGTACGCTGTTCCATTGAGCTTGATAGAGAGGTGGGGAAGTGCCATGG ATATTGTCTATCCTGATTCAAAGCGATGCTGTTGTTTTACAAAAAGTTATTATCGATATGTGAAGGGTACAGGCTCCCTTTTAGCAACTCTGCAG CCAAATAACGAGGATAAAGCATCTTCACTGAAGGAGCAGTGCCTTAGATACTTTACTCCTAGGGAG GTTGCTAATTTGCATTCTCTCCCAGAAGATTTTCAGTTTCCACAGCAAATAAGCCTTCGGCAACG TTATGCATTGCTGGGGAACAGTTTGAGCATAGCAGTGGTTGCTCCTTTActgcaatatttattttccgAATCATCATGA
- the LOC18789511 gene encoding peptidyl-prolyl cis-trans isomerase CYP95 isoform X1 has protein sequence MTKKKNPLVFMDVSVDGDPVERMVFELFSDVAPKTAENFRALCTGEKGIGPKSGRPLHYKGSFFHRIIKGYIAQGGDFIKRDGTAGESIYGEKFPDESPVLKHSGPGVLSMPVAVRDSLGSHFIITFAANHNLDRKHIVFGKLVQGHEVLKKIENAGDEDGNPTVLVKVINCGEHNEDKKKISKVKVGKDASSDANSHEVRRKGKHKKSSRDRRKRRRRRYDSTSESDSSSDSESESSEPDSDSDSYVSSSTDASSSSDDRRKKRKRSSKRDKHKRGKRRDKRRDRKRRRRDKKSKTRSRRASDGLTDTESEIESDSDHEHDGLDAKRKDRKSKKDTSEKAVGNQSPNAMDDGAASVHHKKREEAEVLEKEGASPKENGEKRSNGHGAGVKYDKSADRQPDIVDDHPGKSRSRSLSPKRAMSKSMSISPRRSLTKSPSLSPKRSESRSSSVSRSPPRALQRSRSISRSPVRSDSSRSPARGFSRSPARGFSRSPARGFSRSPVRGRRGRSPVKARSQRIIRSPVSRPRRSVSRSPPRKTSHKSFSRSPVKVPRSISRSPPRKAPHKSISRSPVRASSISRSPPRKSLLKSVSRSPVRDSRSISRSPVRSSRRSASRSSGRVPSRKSTSRSPFRAPTGNNRRSYSRSPSPVVRRVRSPPSPDRGRSLSRSVSPDGSPKRIRRGRGFSQRYSYARRYRTPSLSPVRSYRYGGGRSDRDRYSSYRRSRYSPRRYRSPPRRTPPRYRSRRSRTPVSRSPRYRSRHYSRSRSPISPIRSRSPIRSRSRSPVEVARSRASPRVERGRSPSRSRSPSESRSFPDSKSPIRTGKARSRSSSSGSPDGKKGLVSYGDGSPDSS, from the exons atgacaaagaagaagaacccCTTGGTTTTTATGGATGTGTCCGTCGATGGCGATCCTGTTGAACGAATGGTTTTTGAG CTTTTCTCTGATGTTGCTCCCAAAACTGCAGAAAATTTCCGTGCTCTGTGTACAG GGGAAAAGGGAATCGGTCCAAAAAGTGGAAGACCATTGCACTACAAAGGGTCTTTTTTCCATCGCATTATAAAAGGTTATATAGCACAG GGTGGCGATTTTATCAAAAGAGATG GTACAGCTGGTGAAAGCATTTACGGTGAGAAGTTTCCAG ATGAGTCGCCTGTGCTAAAACACTCTGGACCTGGCGTTCTATCTATGCCTGTTGCTGTTCGTGACTCTTTAGGTTCTCATTTCATTATCACCTTTGCGGCTAACCACAATCTTGACAG AAAGCATATAGTTTTTGGGAAGCTTGTTCAGGGGCATGAAGTCTTGAAAAAGATTGAAAATGCGGGTGATGAAGATGGGAATCCAACTGTATTAGTTAAAGTCATCAATTGTGGTGAACATAACGAAG acaaaaagaaaataagtaaaGTGAAAGTGGGAAAGGATGCTTCTTCAGATGCTAATAGTCATGAAGTGAGGCGGAAGGGAAAGCACAAGAAATCTTCTAGAGAtagaaggaagaggaggagaaggagatACGATTCAACATCTGAATCAGACAGTTCCTCTGATTCTGAATCGGAGTCGTCCGAGCCAGATAGTGATTCTGATTCATATGTGTCCTCATCGACTGATGCTAGTTCTTCAAGTGATGACAGGcgtaagaaaagaaagagatctTCTAAAAGAGACAAGCATAAACGTGGAAAAAGGCGGGATAAACGGCGTGACAGAAAGCGAAGGCGGCGGGATAAGAAATCTAAGACCAGATCAAGAAG GGCATCGGACGGTCTTACGGATACCGAGAGTGAAATTGAAAGTGACAGTGACCATGAACATGATGGCCTTGATGCCAAAAGGAAGGATCGAAAGTCTAAGAAGGACACTTCTGAAAAAGCTG TTGGAAACCAATCCCCCAATGCCATGGACGATGGTGCTGCGTCAGTTCACCATAAAAAGAGGGAGGAAGCAGAAGTGCTTGAGAAAGAAGGTGCATCTCCCAAGGAGAATGGAGAGAAGCGGAGCAATGGCCATGGAGCAGGTGTTAAATATGACAAAAGTGCAGATAGACAGCCTGACATAGTTGATGATCACCCAGGAAAATCTAG GAGCCGAAGCTTGAGTCCTAAGAGGGCCATGAGTAAGAGTATGAGTATTAGTCCCAGGAGGAGTCTGACTAAGAGCCCAAGCTTAAGTCCCAAACGGAGTGAAAGCAGGAGTTCAAGTGTTAGTAGAAGCCCTCCTCGGGCCCTTCAAAGGAGCAGGAGCATCAGCAGGAGTCCTGTTAGAAGTGATAGCAGTAGAAGCCCAGCCAGAGGTTTCAGCAGAAGTCCAGCCAGAGGTTTCAGCAGAAGTCCAGCCAGAGGTTTCAGCAGAAGTCCAGTGAGGGGCCGGAGGGGTAGGAGTCCAGTGAAAGCGCGGTCTCAAAGAATCATCAGGAGTCCTGTATCCCGCCCTAGACGAAGTGTAAGCAGGAGCCCACCAAGGAAAACATCGCATAAATCATTCAGCAGAAGCCCAGTAAAAGTTCCAAGAAGCATAAGCAGAAGTCCACCTAGAAAAGCACCACATAAATCAATTAGCAGAAGTCCTGTCAGAGCTTCAAGCATAAGCAGAAGTCCACCTAGAAAATCGTTGCTTAAATCAGTTAGCAGAAGCCCTGTAAGAGATTCAAGAAGCATAAGCAGAAGCCCAGTGAGATCTTCTCGAAGGAGTGCAAGCAGAAGCTCTGGTAGGGTTCCTTCTAGGAAAAGCACTAGCCGCAGTCCGTTCAGAGCCCCGACTGGGAATAACCGTCGTAGCTATTCAAGGAGCCCTAGCCCAGTAGTGCGCAGGGTAAGGTCACCTCCATCACCAGATCGGGGGAGGAGCTTGTCCAGAAGTGTTTCACCTGATGGGTCACCGAAGCGCATTAGGAGAGGGCGGGGTTTCAGTCAGCGATACTCTTATGCACGGAGGTACAGAACCCCTTCTTTATCTCCTGTGAGATCTTATCGTTATGGTGGTGGTCGAAGTGATCGTGATAG ATATTCAAGCTACAGAAGGTCCAGGTACTCCCCGAGGCGTTATAGAAGTCCACCAAGAAGAACCCCTCCTAG ATACAGAAGCAGAAGAAGCAGAACTCCTGTATCACGCAGCCCCCGTTACCGCAGCCGACACTATAGTCGTAGCCGTAGCCCCATTAGCCCCATCAGGAGTCGTAGTCCCATTCGGAGCCGTAGTCGGTCTCCAGTGGAGGTGGCTAGATCACGTGCCTCTCCTCGGGTTGAGAGGGGAAGATCTCCTTCTAGAAGCAGGAGCCCATCAGAATCAAGGTCCTTTCCAGACTCCAAGTCTCCAATTCGAACGGGGAAAGCCAGGTCTAGATCATCGTCGTCGGGAAGCCCAGACGGAAAGAAGGGCCTGGTTTCTTATGGTGACGGTTCCCCGGACTCGAGTTGA
- the LOC18789511 gene encoding peptidyl-prolyl cis-trans isomerase CYP95 isoform X2 yields MPVAVRDSLGSHFIITFAANHNLDRKHIVFGKLVQGHEVLKKIENAGDEDGNPTVLVKVINCGEHNEDKKKISKVKVGKDASSDANSHEVRRKGKHKKSSRDRRKRRRRRYDSTSESDSSSDSESESSEPDSDSDSYVSSSTDASSSSDDRRKKRKRSSKRDKHKRGKRRDKRRDRKRRRRDKKSKTRSRRASDGLTDTESEIESDSDHEHDGLDAKRKDRKSKKDTSEKAVGNQSPNAMDDGAASVHHKKREEAEVLEKEGASPKENGEKRSNGHGAGVKYDKSADRQPDIVDDHPGKSRSRSLSPKRAMSKSMSISPRRSLTKSPSLSPKRSESRSSSVSRSPPRALQRSRSISRSPVRSDSSRSPARGFSRSPARGFSRSPARGFSRSPVRGRRGRSPVKARSQRIIRSPVSRPRRSVSRSPPRKTSHKSFSRSPVKVPRSISRSPPRKAPHKSISRSPVRASSISRSPPRKSLLKSVSRSPVRDSRSISRSPVRSSRRSASRSSGRVPSRKSTSRSPFRAPTGNNRRSYSRSPSPVVRRVRSPPSPDRGRSLSRSVSPDGSPKRIRRGRGFSQRYSYARRYRTPSLSPVRSYRYGGGRSDRDRYSSYRRSRYSPRRYRSPPRRTPPRYRSRRSRTPVSRSPRYRSRHYSRSRSPISPIRSRSPIRSRSRSPVEVARSRASPRVERGRSPSRSRSPSESRSFPDSKSPIRTGKARSRSSSSGSPDGKKGLVSYGDGSPDSS; encoded by the exons ATGCCTGTTGCTGTTCGTGACTCTTTAGGTTCTCATTTCATTATCACCTTTGCGGCTAACCACAATCTTGACAG AAAGCATATAGTTTTTGGGAAGCTTGTTCAGGGGCATGAAGTCTTGAAAAAGATTGAAAATGCGGGTGATGAAGATGGGAATCCAACTGTATTAGTTAAAGTCATCAATTGTGGTGAACATAACGAAG acaaaaagaaaataagtaaaGTGAAAGTGGGAAAGGATGCTTCTTCAGATGCTAATAGTCATGAAGTGAGGCGGAAGGGAAAGCACAAGAAATCTTCTAGAGAtagaaggaagaggaggagaaggagatACGATTCAACATCTGAATCAGACAGTTCCTCTGATTCTGAATCGGAGTCGTCCGAGCCAGATAGTGATTCTGATTCATATGTGTCCTCATCGACTGATGCTAGTTCTTCAAGTGATGACAGGcgtaagaaaagaaagagatctTCTAAAAGAGACAAGCATAAACGTGGAAAAAGGCGGGATAAACGGCGTGACAGAAAGCGAAGGCGGCGGGATAAGAAATCTAAGACCAGATCAAGAAG GGCATCGGACGGTCTTACGGATACCGAGAGTGAAATTGAAAGTGACAGTGACCATGAACATGATGGCCTTGATGCCAAAAGGAAGGATCGAAAGTCTAAGAAGGACACTTCTGAAAAAGCTG TTGGAAACCAATCCCCCAATGCCATGGACGATGGTGCTGCGTCAGTTCACCATAAAAAGAGGGAGGAAGCAGAAGTGCTTGAGAAAGAAGGTGCATCTCCCAAGGAGAATGGAGAGAAGCGGAGCAATGGCCATGGAGCAGGTGTTAAATATGACAAAAGTGCAGATAGACAGCCTGACATAGTTGATGATCACCCAGGAAAATCTAG GAGCCGAAGCTTGAGTCCTAAGAGGGCCATGAGTAAGAGTATGAGTATTAGTCCCAGGAGGAGTCTGACTAAGAGCCCAAGCTTAAGTCCCAAACGGAGTGAAAGCAGGAGTTCAAGTGTTAGTAGAAGCCCTCCTCGGGCCCTTCAAAGGAGCAGGAGCATCAGCAGGAGTCCTGTTAGAAGTGATAGCAGTAGAAGCCCAGCCAGAGGTTTCAGCAGAAGTCCAGCCAGAGGTTTCAGCAGAAGTCCAGCCAGAGGTTTCAGCAGAAGTCCAGTGAGGGGCCGGAGGGGTAGGAGTCCAGTGAAAGCGCGGTCTCAAAGAATCATCAGGAGTCCTGTATCCCGCCCTAGACGAAGTGTAAGCAGGAGCCCACCAAGGAAAACATCGCATAAATCATTCAGCAGAAGCCCAGTAAAAGTTCCAAGAAGCATAAGCAGAAGTCCACCTAGAAAAGCACCACATAAATCAATTAGCAGAAGTCCTGTCAGAGCTTCAAGCATAAGCAGAAGTCCACCTAGAAAATCGTTGCTTAAATCAGTTAGCAGAAGCCCTGTAAGAGATTCAAGAAGCATAAGCAGAAGCCCAGTGAGATCTTCTCGAAGGAGTGCAAGCAGAAGCTCTGGTAGGGTTCCTTCTAGGAAAAGCACTAGCCGCAGTCCGTTCAGAGCCCCGACTGGGAATAACCGTCGTAGCTATTCAAGGAGCCCTAGCCCAGTAGTGCGCAGGGTAAGGTCACCTCCATCACCAGATCGGGGGAGGAGCTTGTCCAGAAGTGTTTCACCTGATGGGTCACCGAAGCGCATTAGGAGAGGGCGGGGTTTCAGTCAGCGATACTCTTATGCACGGAGGTACAGAACCCCTTCTTTATCTCCTGTGAGATCTTATCGTTATGGTGGTGGTCGAAGTGATCGTGATAG ATATTCAAGCTACAGAAGGTCCAGGTACTCCCCGAGGCGTTATAGAAGTCCACCAAGAAGAACCCCTCCTAG ATACAGAAGCAGAAGAAGCAGAACTCCTGTATCACGCAGCCCCCGTTACCGCAGCCGACACTATAGTCGTAGCCGTAGCCCCATTAGCCCCATCAGGAGTCGTAGTCCCATTCGGAGCCGTAGTCGGTCTCCAGTGGAGGTGGCTAGATCACGTGCCTCTCCTCGGGTTGAGAGGGGAAGATCTCCTTCTAGAAGCAGGAGCCCATCAGAATCAAGGTCCTTTCCAGACTCCAAGTCTCCAATTCGAACGGGGAAAGCCAGGTCTAGATCATCGTCGTCGGGAAGCCCAGACGGAAAGAAGGGCCTGGTTTCTTATGGTGACGGTTCCCCGGACTCGAGTTGA